A stretch of the Capsicum annuum cultivar UCD-10X-F1 chromosome 10, UCD10Xv1.1, whole genome shotgun sequence genome encodes the following:
- the LOC107843914 gene encoding villin-2-like has protein sequence MSTNVKDLEPAFQGAGQKPGTEVWRIENFQPVPVPKSEYGKFYSGDSYIVLQTTSTRGGAYWHDIHFWLGKDTSQDEAGTAAIKTVELDAILGGRAVQHREIQRHESDKFLSYFKPCIIPLEGGVASGFKKPEEEEFETRLYVCNGKRVVRMKQVPFARSSLNHDDVFILDTEDKIYQFNGANSNIQERAKALEVIQLLKEKYHGGVCDVAIIDDGNLHTESDSGSFWVLFGGFAPISKKVASDDDVVPERTTAKLYSIIDGQINSLDGELTKSILENDKCYILDCGSEVFTWVGRHTELEERKSTIKAAEEYLANQNRPKSTRVTRLIQGYETHPFKSNFDSWPSGSTPAPEEGRGKVAAILKQQGAAVKASSKSTSVNEEVPLLLEGGGKIEVWCIDGSAKTLIPKEDIGKFYSGDCYIVLYTYHSHERKEDYYLCWWIGKDSIKEDQEMAAQLASAMCTSHKGRPVLGRVYQGKEPPQFVAIFQPMVVLKGGLSSGYKNHIANNDLNDETYASDVVTLFSISETSGHNNKAVQVDAVATSLNTYGCFLLQSSSSVFIWHGKQSTHEQQQFATKVVEFLKPGVTVKHTKEGTESSAFWIGLGEKQDYTSNKLAPEATREPHLFSCSVNKGKFEVEEIYNFSQDDLLTEDVMVLDTHAEVFVWVGQSADSKEKQSAFEIGQKYVELAASLEGQSSDVPLYKVTEGNEPCFFTTFFSWDPVKATAHGNSFQKKVMILFGFGHASENHRTNQDGPTQRASALAALNSAFSSSSTAKASSVPKPTGTSQSSQRAAAVAALSNVLTEEMKQSNSRGSSLQSSRSPSASPTDRARSTARFREAEERSEHHQESEVVDHAETNEEDSALKPPDEVFSYEQMKAKSENPATGIDTTRREAYLSGEEFESVLGMTKEAFYKMPKWKQDNLKKKVDLF, from the exons ATGTCCACCAATGTGAAAGATTTGGAACCGGCATTTCAGGGTGCAGGCCAGAAACC AGGAACCGAAGTATGGAGAATTGAGAATTTCCAACCAGTTCCTGTGCCGAAATCTGAATATGGTAAATTCTACTCGGGTGACTCATACATCGTCTTGCAG ACAACTTCTACCAGAGGAGGTGCTTATTGGCATGATATACATTTCTGGCTTGGAAAGGACACTAGTCAG GATGAAGCAGGTACTGCAGCTATCAAAACGGTTGAGCTTGACGCAATTCTTGGAGGGCGAGCAGTACAGCATAGGGAGATCCAACGTCATGAATCGGACAAGTTCTTGTCGTACTTTAAGCCATGCATCATACCATTAGAAGGAGGTGTTGCATCTGGATTCAAGAAACCGGAGGAGGAAGAATTTGAAACGAGGTTGTATGTCTGCAATGGTAAACGAGTTGTCAGGATGAAGCAG GTTCCTTTCGCTCGGTCATCGCTAAATCATGATGATGTGTTCATTCTAGACACAGAAGACAAAATATATCAGTTTAATGGTGCAAATTCCAATATCCAGGAGAGGGCTAAAGCATTAGAAGTTATTCAGTTATTGAAGGAGAAGTATCATGGCGGCGTGTGTGATGTTGCTATTATTG ATGATGGGAATCTACATACTGAGTCAGATTCTGGATCGTTTTGGGTTCTCTTTGGTGGCTTTGCTCCGATTAGCAAAAAGGTTGCTAGCGATGATGATGTTGTTCCTGAGAGAACTACTGCTAAACTTTATAG CATTATTGATGGCCAGATCAATTCGTTGGATGGTGAACTTACAAAGTCCATATTGGAAAATGATAAATGCTATATTTTGGATTGTGGTTCCGAGGTTTTCACTTGGGTAGGCCGTCATACTGAACTGGAGGAGAGGAAAAGTACCATTAAAGCGGCAGAG GAGTATCTTGCTAATCAAAATAGACCTAAGTCAACGCGTGTCACGCGGCTTATTCAAGGCTATGAGACACATCCATTTAAGTCCAATTTCGACTCTTGGCCATCAGGATCAACACCTGCGCCTGAGGAAGGACGAGGAAAAGTAGCAG CGATTCTGAAGCAACAAGGTGCTGCCGTCAAAGCTTCTAGCAAAAGTACTTCTGTCAATGAGGAAGTTCCCCTGTTGCTTGAAGGAGGTGGAAAGATAGAG GTTTGGTGTATCGATGGAAGTGCAAAGACTCTGATACCCAAAGAAGACATTGGTAAATTCTACAGTGGAGATTGCTACATAGTTCTCTACACGTACCATTCTCATGAACGGAAAGAAGATTATTACTTATGTTGGTGGATTGGAAAGGATAGCATCAAG GAGGATCAAGAGATGGCTGCACAATTGGCCAGCGCAATGTGCACTTCACATAAAGGGAGACCTGTGCTG GGTCGAGTATACCAAGGGAAAGAACCACCACAATTTGTTGCAATATTCCAGCCCATGGTGGTCCTTAAG GGTGGATTAAGCTCGGGCTATAAAAATCATATTGCAAACAATGACTTGAATGATGAAACCTATGCTTCTGATGTGGTCACCCTTTTCAGTATATCTGAAACTTCTGGTCATAACAACAAAGCAGTTCAAGTCGATGCT GTAGCAACTTCGCTGAACACATATGGGTGTTTCCTTCTGCAATCTAGCTCTTCAGTATTCATTTGGCATGGCAAGCAGAGTACACATGAGCAACAGCAGTTCGCGACAAAGGTTGTGGAATTCTTGAAG CCAGGAGTAACTGTAAAACACACTAAGGAAGGAACGGAGAGCTCCGCTTTCTGGATTGGTCTTGGAGAAAAACAAGATTATACCAGCAACAAATTAGCTCCTGAAGCCACCAGGGAACCTCACTTGTTTTCTTGTTCTGTGAACAAAG GAAAATTCGAG GTTGAAGAAATCTACAACTTTTCTCAAGATGATTTATTGACTGAGGACGTCATGGTTCTCGACACACATGCTGAAGTTTTTGTTTGGGTTGGTCAATCAGCAGACTCCAAAGAAAAGCAAAGTGCTTTCGAAATTGGACAG AAATACGTAGAGTTGGCTGCATCTTTGGAAGGGCAATCCTCTGATGTTCCATTGTATAAAGTTACAGAAGGAAATGAGCCATGTTTCTttacaacttttttctcatgGGATCCTGTAAAGGCTACC GCACATGGAAACTCATTCCAAAAGAAGGTTATGATACTGTTTGGGTTTGGTCATGCTTCAGAG AATCATAGAACAAACCAAGACGGCCCAACCCAAAGAGCCTCGGCCTTAGCTGCTTTAAACTCTGCGTTTAGTTCATCGTCTACTGCAAAAGCTAGTTCGGTTCCAAAGCCTACAGGAACAAGTCAGAGTTCACAAAGAGCAGCTGCAGTAGCTGCATTGTCTAATGTTCTTACTGAGGAAATGAAGCAGTCAAATTCGCGCGGATCTTCTCTTCAATCAAGTAGAAGTCCATCAGCTAGCCCCACCG atagAGCAAGGAGTACTGCTCGGTTTAGAGAAGCTGAAGAACGTTCAGAACATCATCAGGAGAGCGAGGTAGTTGATCACGCAGAGACTAATGAGGAAGACTCAGCACTGAAACCACCAGACGAGGTATTCAGCTACGAGCAAATGAAAGCAAAATCAGAAAATCCTGCAACTGGCATTGACACCACACGGAGAGAG GCTTATCTTTCGGGCGAAGAATTTGAATCTGTACTAGGAATGACAAAAGAAGCATTCTACAAGATGCCTAAATGGAAGCAAGataatctcaaaaagaaagtCGATCTCTTTTAG